GCCGCGCGGTGCTCCAGCTCAACCGCAACCAGGTCCGGGTCTCGCCGGAATACAAGCCCGGCGACCCGATCGTGGTGCTCGGCCCGGCCGGCCCGGTGCCGCCGCCGGCCTCGTCTGCCGCGGCAGCCCCTGCTTCACCCGCCCCCGCCGCGCCGCCGGTGGCGACTCCCGCCGCACCCCCGGCTTCGCCGCCGGCGGCGGCCGCGCCGGCTCCCGACGCCGACCAGGCCGCCTCCCGCAACCCGCCGGACAAATGACGCGACCGCGCCAGGCCCACCGCTCCCTCGCCCACCGCGACCGGGAAGCGTCCCGCTCCGAGATGCGGCAGGATCCCCGGCCTGATCCCCGCCAGGATTCCGCCCGGGACCGGGCGGGCGCCTCTCCGGGCCGGCGCGGGGAGAAGCCGGCGCCGTCGCTCACCAGCAGCCGCGGGCTCGACGCGTTCACGTTCTTCGTCGCCAACCTGCAGACGGGCTTCGGCCCGTTCGTGGCGGTGTACTTCACCTCGCAGAGCTGGACCCAGTCCGATATCGGGCTGGTTCTCACCATCGGCGGGCTGTTCAGCCTGTTCGGGCAGGTGCCCGGCGGCGCCTTCGTCGACTGGGTGACCTCGAAGCGCTTCGTCGCCGCCCTGTCGGTGGCGGTGATCGGCCTGTCGGCCGCCGGTCTCGCCCTTTTCCCGACCTTCCTGATCGTGGCGCTCTCGATGGCGGCGCACTCGATCGCGAGTTGCACCCTCACCCCGGCCATCGCGGCGATCAGCCTCGGCCTCGTCGGCCATGCGGGCTTGGGCGAACGGCTCGGGCGCAACGCCCGCTTCTCCTCGATCGGCAACGCGCTCGCCGCCGCCGGCATGGGCGCCTGCGGCTACTACCTGTCGAGCGAGGCGGTGTTCTACGTCACGGCGGCGCTCGCCCTCCCGACGCTCGCCGCCCTGTGGTTCGTGCGCGCGAGCGAGATCGACCTGGTGCGCCCGCAGGCTCCGGAGGGCGAGAGAGCGCCCGGCGGCTGGGAGAGCCTGAAGCTCGTGGTGACCAACCGGGCGCTCCTATGCTTTGCCGCCTGCATCACCCTGTTCTTCGTCTCCAACGCGGCGATGCTGCCGCTGGTCGGCAGCGTGCTCACGGTGCGGGCGAGCCACACCGCCACCATCCTGATCGCCGCCTGCATCATGGCCCCGCAGCTGGTGATGGCGCTGATCGCCCCGGCGGTGGGACGAGCCGCCCAGGCCTATGGACGGCGCCCGCTCCTCATCCTGGGCTTCGCCGCCCTGCCGATCCGCGGCCTGCTCTTCGCCTATACGGACGCCCCCGAATTGCTGGTGGCGGTGCAGGTCTTCGACGGCATCTCGGCCGCGGTGCTCGGCGTGATGGTGCCGCTCGTCGTGGCCGACTGCACCCGCGGCACCGGCCGGTTCAACATGGCGCTCGGGGCGGTGGGCACCGCGATGGGCCTGGGCGCTGCGGCCAGCACCACCCTGTCGGGCTACATGGCCGACCATTTCGGCTCCCACGCCGCCTTCGTGGGCCTCTCGGCGGTGGCCTTCCTGGCGCTGATCCTGGTGGTGGCGATCATGCCGGAGACGAGGCGGGCCCAGGCGCGCTGAGAAGGCATGTCGAGACCGGGCGGAACGGCTGTGTGCAGCGCAACGCCGCTCAACTCCCGTTCAGAAACGACGGATTAGACAGCGGGCAGCACCTTTCGCCTGCAACACATGGCGACGCTTGCGCGTTGCGAGAAGCGGGTGGGGCTTGCGGGTTCGTGCGGAGAGGCTGCGGCGGGATTCTTGCATCCCGTCCCTCTCCCGACCGCGGGTCGCACGCGTGCGAAGAACCGGGATCGATCGCCACGATGGATGACCTCAGCGCGTACGCCAACCGGCCCTGGCACTTCCTGGCCCGTTACCTGCGCCGCCGGATCGTGCCCCACGCGGCCATCCTGGTCGCGGTGCTCGGTGCCGTGGCCTGCTCGGTCAGCACCCAATACGGACTGAAGGGCGTGGTCGACGCCCTCGGCAAGGGCCCCGAGAACAACCACCTGATCTGGCCGGCCCTGACCGTGCTGATCTGCTTCATCGCCGCCGACAACATGCTGTGGCGGGTGGCGAGCCTGATCGCCAGCTTCACCTTCGTGAAGGTCACCGGCGACATCCGCCGCGACCTGTTCCAGCACCTCACCGGCCACTCGCCGTCCTATTTCGCGGACCGGCAGCCCGGCACGCTGGCCAGCCGCATCACCGCGACCTCGAACGCGATCTTCACCGCCGAGAACATGTTCGTCTGGAACGTGATGCCGCCCTGCGCGGCGGCCTTCGGCGCGATCCTCTTCGTCAGCAGC
This sequence is a window from Methylobacterium sp. SyP6R. Protein-coding genes within it:
- a CDS encoding MFS transporter, which translates into the protein MTRPRQAHRSLAHRDREASRSEMRQDPRPDPRQDSARDRAGASPGRRGEKPAPSLTSSRGLDAFTFFVANLQTGFGPFVAVYFTSQSWTQSDIGLVLTIGGLFSLFGQVPGGAFVDWVTSKRFVAALSVAVIGLSAAGLALFPTFLIVALSMAAHSIASCTLTPAIAAISLGLVGHAGLGERLGRNARFSSIGNALAAAGMGACGYYLSSEAVFYVTAALALPTLAALWFVRASEIDLVRPQAPEGERAPGGWESLKLVVTNRALLCFAACITLFFVSNAAMLPLVGSVLTVRASHTATILIAACIMAPQLVMALIAPAVGRAAQAYGRRPLLILGFAALPIRGLLFAYTDAPELLVAVQVFDGISAAVLGVMVPLVVADCTRGTGRFNMALGAVGTAMGLGAAASTTLSGYMADHFGSHAAFVGLSAVAFLALILVVAIMPETRRAQAR